A single region of the Triticum dicoccoides isolate Atlit2015 ecotype Zavitan chromosome 2B, WEW_v2.0, whole genome shotgun sequence genome encodes:
- the LOC119362519 gene encoding xylose isomerase-like has protein sequence MRKGAELLVLLVASSLCLSAAIAAQETCPADIDAKCGDATSDGWEGEFFPGITKIRYEGPTSKKPLSYKWYNAEEVILGKKMKDWLQFSVAFWHTFRGTGGDPFGAATKNWPWEDGTNSLAMAKRRMKAHFEFMEKLGVERWCFHDRDIAPDGKTLAETNANLDEIVELAKQLQSETNIKPLWGTAQLFMHPRYMHGAATSPEVKVYAYAAAQVKKALEVTHYLGGENYVFWGGREGYQTLLNTDMKRELEHLANFLQAAVNHKKKIGFNGTLLIEPKPQEPTKHQYDWDVATTFSFLQKFGLTGEFKINVECNHATLSGHSCHHELETARINDILGNIDANTGDPQVGWDTDEFLTDISEATLIMSSVVKNDGLAPGGFNFDAKLRRESTDVEDLFIAHISGMDTMARGLRNVAKLIEDGSLDELVRKRYQSFDTEIGAMIEAGKGDFETLEKKVLEWGEPTVPSGKQELAEMLFQSAL, from the exons ATGAGGAAGGGCGCCGAGCTCTTGGTCCTGCTGGTGGCGTCGTCCCTCTGCCTGTCCGCTGCG ATTGCCGCGCAGGAAACCTGCCCGGCCGACATCGACGCCAAGTGCGGCGATGCCACTTCCGATGGCTGGGAGGGCGAGTTCTTCCCCGGCATTACCAAGATCAGATATGAG GGTCCAACCAGCAAGAAGCCGCTTTCTTACAAGTGGTATAACGCGGAGGAAGTGATTCTTGGAAAGAAAATGAAA GATTGGTTGCAGTTCAGCGTGGCATTCTGGCACACTTTCCGGGGTACTGGAGGAGACCCTTTTGGTGCAGCCACAAAGAACTGGCCTTGGGAGGATGGCACCAATTCCCTGGCCATGGCTAAGAGAAGAA TGAAAGCTCACTTCGAGTTCATGGAGAAGCTTGGAGTTGAGAGGTGGTGCTTCCATGACAGGGACATCGCCCCTGATGGCAAAACACTCGCG GAAACAAATGCTAACTTGGATGAGATAGTTGAGCTGGCAAAGCAACTCCAG AGTGAGACCAATATAAAGCCATTGTGGGGGACTGCACAGCTTTTCATGCATCCACGTTACATGCACGGAGCTGCTACTAG CCCAGAGGTCAAGGTGTATGCTTatgctgctgctcaagtgaagaaagctTTGGAG GTTACTCACTACCTAGGCGGTGAGAACTATGTATTCTGGGGTGGAAGAGAGGGTTACCAAACTCTTCTCAATACCGATATGAAGAGAGAACTTGAACATTTG GCTAACTTTCTTCAAGCTGCTGTTAACCACAAGAAGAAGATTGGCTTTAACG GAACATTGTTGATTGAGCCTAAACCACAAGAACCAACAAAGCATCA GTATGACTGGGATGTTGCAACTACATTCTCTTTCCTACAGAAGTTTGGTCTTACAG GAGAATTCAAGATAAATGTCGAGTGCAACCATGCTACTCTCTCTGGGCATAG CTGCCATCATGAGCTTGAGACTGCACGCATTAATGATATTCTTGGAAACATTGATGCAAACACTGGTGATCCGCAAGTTG GTTGGGACACGGATGAGTTCCTTACAGATATTTCAGAAGCTACCTTGATTATGTCAAGTGTGGTTAAGAAT GATGGACTTGCACCTGGTGGCTTCAACTTCGACGCCAAATT GCGGAGGGAGAGTACTGATGTTGAGGACCTGTTTATCGCTCATATCTCCGGGATGGACACCATGGCTCGCGGCCTCCGCAATGTTGCCAAGCTGATTGAG GATGGCTCCCTGGATGAGCTTGTCCGCAAGCGCTACCAGAGCTTTGACACTGAGATTGGTGCCATGATCGAG GCTGGGAAGGGAGACTTTGAAACCCTAGAAAAGAAGGTCTTGGAGTGGGGCGAGCCAACCGTTCCATCCGGCAAACAG GAACTGGCTGAGATGCTGTTCCAATCCGCTCTGTAG